AGGGTGGACATTAGATTGCAATGTAACTTAAAAACTGAGACCTTACTTGACTTTCTTGGTTACAGATATAAGCCTGTGGACTGATTTATACAATGGTTGTGATGTTTATGCACACTGCCCAGTGCCTTCACTTGGCACTGAACACACTTGGCCTCATTATTCACACACGTATTTCCTTTGGTGTCTGCCAGCAGGTGAAAGCCAACTTCAGATTCAAACTAGTTTTGGAACAAACTTTGTCCACTTGGCGTTTTCACCTcattgtatttgtgttttttctgtgctgtgtctgCCATTTTTGTAGCTTTTCTCTTGGATGCATGCTTACAATCTGGCACCtaggggccagatgcataaaaatcTGTGTAGATTCACGACTAAAACTGTGTGAACACACAAAGGCAAAAGTGTGCATCCgcatttttttcatcagatttataAAGACGTGTCTACGCCTGATTCTGTATTATTAATCTCAGTCATTGTGGTGCTGGGCGCATGAGCATGAGCCTTATTTCCACACCAACAGCTCACCATAAATAGGTATCTAAACACCCTTAAACATACATTTGTATATTGACACATGTGCACCTCCACCATTCAAATACAGATACACACTtcagtgggtcataagtgatgaattagaggtgttatttttgtatgaatCAATATGTTATTTTCAATCTCTCTGTGAAACATTCAGTTTAAACTATTTGTTAGAACtatttaattctgttttcattcctagCACTAGGCAAATAATTTTAACCACCCAATATCCTCCATTTTATCAAAGACATATTTGtatctttcttttgtctttatagaaaattatttaattttcaactgtaaaatGGCCTAATAATTGGTACATTGTGTATGCATATTCATGAGATACTGTTAGATAATCATCTTAAATTGTGTAAACCTAAATAATCTGTTGTGCATTATGCTGTTGTGATACCTGGATtgcttaaataaatgttaatctGCCAAACATGTAACATTTTGGGAGGTTTTCTTGTGGTCTCGTTTTACAGGGTGCACTGGACTTGACTTAATTGATGCACACAGATGAAGAAGAAGCAGGTTCCATTTGAAAGCAATTATTCCCTTTCTCTTCTGTAAGGTGCAGTTAAGTGGTTTCCCATCAACAACTTAATAAAGgtataaacacaaattaaattatacTAGTCTCTTGATtcagaaatcaataaatatttctgaataTAAATCAGTACATTAGTACATCCCTATTCAATTAGATCGTAATAATATCAGAATTAAGTAGCAATATTAGATGTAGGTCTACAGCTACCCAAGCAAAGTAAACATGACTTAAACCACTCACTCAAGGCACTCAGAAACAATGGACAGTTAATCTGCTCAAAAGAGGTGGAGACAGTCTATGAACACGGGATAGTCAATGCATCCTACACAAGTAGCACACCTTTGCCTGCCTCAAAGCTATGATTTACTCCAggctctctgttttctttggtccCCTGTGCTCCCCGCCCCAACAGTTCACGTGACCTCGACTGACGGATTTCTTTAGAAAGAGGCAAACAACATTCACGAGCCAACCCACACCCACTTCCGGGAAGCGTCAGATGGCAATTTTCGTAACAATTCAGGCGATGACTCTGTGAGCCGCGTAGCAACAAGTGGGAGAAACATAGTTTATATACATCTAAAATGTCTCCGATAAAGGAGTTAAAAATCGTTTATGAATTTCTAAACGAGGATGGCAGTTTTTCAGAAGGAGATCCTATCGCAGGCACAGTCAGTTTTACTTTGACAGAAGACACAGAGGTGAAGGGGCTGCTCGTGAAAGCCAAGGGGGAGGCGCGCGTGCACTGGTCAGAGGGTACTGGAGAGAGAAGAAGATCGTATCATGCGTCCAGGAGATACTTCAAAGTCAAAGAGTACTTGATTCCAGAGACTGGTATGGCGAATAAATGTGTTGGACTTTATGTGCACGTGAGCACATAGATGTGGACATAATAGATGTTAGAGTAATGGACGTTAGTTTTACAGGATGGTTGCATAACACATGCACAGTAAAGCCTACTCCGAAAGTTTATAGCAATGTACACTTTGTCCAAATCCAATTTCTTTAGagacactgtttaaaaaaataaaaatctgacaatagtttttccctagttttgaaaatgacaaataagtGCACTTTAAATACATCATgaacaaattttatttatttgtatgcCAGCCTATATAGTACATTTTGATCCATATTTTATCTCCAAACACCTTCTGAACTGCACTTTtacaaatgttgttttgataaaAGTAAATTGCCATTTGAGTCAGAGCATTAAGTGTAATGATCTCACTTATTTGCAGGCACTCAACTTCCCAAAGGAGTGCATCGCTTTAAGTTCAGGCTTCAAATCCCCCAGGGGTAAGTGGTAATCTTTAGCATCTAGCATTAGTTCTGTATTAATTCTGTAtagttgttttctttcacaaatgaATGCATTTGTGGAATGGTTGTCTTACAGCAACATGCCATCATCGTTCAAGGGGATACATGGAAATATTCACTACTTGCTTGTAGCAAAGATGTCAAGGAGCTGGCGGTGGCCTGCTAAAGTACAACAAGAGCTTAAATTTGTTTCTAAGTCCATTTCCTACCCTGGCAAAGTAATGGTAAGTGGAATACTTTACACTGAAACCCTTAATGAATTGAATACACACTACACTTTccaaataaactgaaatatttgaaaGTCACGTGACTAAAGAGCCAGTTAGatcaaactgaaagaaaagaatAAGAGTGATCGTGGGAAAGGCAGTCATAAAGAGTTAAGTGTGAAAACAAACTATGTACCTGAACATAGTCTAATGAAGTCTGCCATAGAGGAAATTCTAACACAACAGTTGTGCACTATGCGTAAATGTAACATGAAGGAGGCAGGCAGCAGGACCCTTTGTAACTGGAAATACCATACGATATTACATGGAATAAGTTGAGCAAACAGAATCATTCGGTTGTTTGGATAAACGGGATAAAGAATGGATTATGCCAAAAGGAGTCAAGAAAGGGCATACAGTTTTTCTCAATCCTATATTCAACCATTAAGATGACAGTATTTCCTTCTTGTATTTCAGCCATATGAGacattgaattaaaatgaaataatgtttgtgtgcatgaattttttttctagtgtcCCCAGTCTGGTTCAGTGGAAAAAGAGTTGGGGGTTTTCCATAAAGGAAAGGTCCAAATGTCTGCTACCCTGAACACTAAGTTCTGCTCTCCAGGTAAAGTCACAGGAACACAACCAAGTGTTGATGTGGACACAAAATGTTTGTAGCATTGTGTCATTACTCAGTCAACTTCCATTGTTCAGGTATTAATGTTAGCATGATTATCATATCTCAAAACAAGTTTAAGCTAGTTTCAGTATACGCACAGGCTTTAGTAAAACACATACATAGAGTCAGTAATGTGTGTTTAATTATTGTGTGGTAACATTCtttcaacccccccccccatgttaTTATCTATTTTTGATAGGTGACACTTTGTCTGCTGTTGCCAAAATCAGCAACAACTCCACCAAAAACATGAAGCCTAAATTCAGTATAGAGCAGAGAATTGCGTACCATGCCCAAGCTCGCTCCAAACACAGTGTCGAAAGTCTGTGGAAATCGGTTGGTGAGACTATCACGGGGAACTCAGAGGAAAATGTGTCCTGCCAAGTGCAAGTTCCTGCCAATATCATCTACACTGTTCAAAATTGTGACATCATCTCAGTTGAACATTACCTTAAGGTATGTAACAATGTAATTGTGATCTGACATCAACTCAGAAAGTAATTAGCAAATAATGAAGTATTTGTAGCACAGGCAGTTCTTGGCTCGTATCACACGCTTCAATGATCATAAACAATATAACAGTGTCTTATAAAATTACAGTATGAAGTGCTGTATAAATAGTGAATAACAATGATCAATCAGACTGCACCATCAAGGTAATTAACAGCTGCAATTATCATTTGCTTCAAACATCTTCGATGGTGACAGAGtttacatttgtacatgttCATGTTCTCCAGGTGTATTTGGACATCAGTTTTGCCTTTGACCCAGAGGTGGTGTTTCCACTGGTCATCGTTCCTCCCGGCTTTGCTGCACTTCAGCCTGGGGAGGCTATGGGGCCTTATCCAGCTGGGGCTGCTGGGGCCCCAAGTTACAGCGACTTCCCTCCCCCTGCCTTCCCTGTTGGACCTTATCCTGCACCAGCAGGTTCAGGTGCTTATGGAAACCCAGCACTATATCCCACTCTGCCTGCAAACATGACAAGTGGCTATAATAATCCATGGCCACAACAGGCCGCTCCATACGGGTTTCCAACTGCAGCTTCATCTACAGCGCAGCATCAAACCCCGACTGCTCCACCTCTGTTTCAACAGGCAGATGCACCTCCATCTTACGCATCCATTTTCCCCCCTGCTCAGGACACCTTCAGTACAACAGGGTCAGATAAAAAAAGCTGAACTTTACAGAGAAGACAAATAACCATGACTTATACATGATACAGACAGATCATGTTTGGTACGTAAAGTTTGTGTTCTGATGTCAAACCAAAATAACTGCAGTGGTGAAAATAGACTGAGGGTTTTGCTAGCATATTATCCCAAGCTTAATCGCTTCATATTGTTGTTCTCTCACCTCCAGCTTCATGCATCCTGAACACACGATTCAATTTTTAACGCCTGTATGGTGTTGAAAGCAGCAACCAAACACTTGACATTATGTATAgcaaatgattaatttaaacagtttcagtgggcacataaaaaacatttcaaaaaatattttctaagacTGAAATTATGGATATGGAATACTAAACTGTTTAAgagtaaatgtattaaatagTCTTTCAGATGAGAATTCCCCAAATTATGcaaaagaacatttttgtttactaGTTTGCTTCTTTGAGCAAGCTTTAAGTCGTCTAAGTCTTTCAGTTTGAATAATCTACCCAGCCTGGCTACTCACTGCTCATTGCTGTAGGTATGCTGTGCTACAGGGTTAGCAACTAAACGAGTCCATTATTGCGCAACAGCCCCCTTGTTCTTTGACTCAGGGGTTTTCAGCTGTGCTACTGGGTTAGCTGCTGATGAGAGGCTGTCAGAGAGACTCTGAGTTGGAAGTAAACCTTGTGCACAATTGCACATGCACCATACAGAAGCAGGAATTTGTCTTCACTTTTGCTTGTGAATCCAGTTAACTCCATCCTCTTAATTAGCCCAAAACAGGTGCTGCTATGTTTGTTCttgactgttttgtttgtcttctgaCCTGTACATATGTACATTAggttacatattttattaattaatttattttatgtattttatgtatattttatgcaTTCTAGTATCCTTTTCATTTTGGCTACTGCTAGCAGTGCTAATTAGGCCCACTTAAGACCAAATGAGTGTCTGCAGTGTTAGCTTCCATCTGTATAGAGCCTTTGCTTAATATAACTCCATTCAATACGTCTCTGCTCTGCCATTTGTAAACTTGTATTGTTTTAATTCACATTTATTCTGCAAGTTTGGTTAGTTATAATAGTATATATTGTATTCATAGCCAGTCGTCATGGAATCAGTTGTAGGTTAAATAGCTTTAAATATCTTAACTGTTAATTGCTGCCTAGCTGTCAGCTGTTCCCTTCAGGGGATTATTCAATATTGGTGGCTGGCACCATTGTGGCCTCATGATTTCACCTTATGGAAGTGCTGTTCATAGCAGTGCATGCCATTCAGACTCACAATGACTGATTTaatggtttgtgttattattattattattattatcatgtgtGTTATGGTTTTTATTCCTCTCTTATcagaaaatgtatgtaaacaacaacagttaCTCCGGTACACCCTGTcagtaaataaagttttttaactgaaaatattGTGGGACTACTTTGTGATTTAACCAGTCACTCGAGTGGTGGTTAGTTATTTTTCCATAAGTTTTTCAGAGGAGCCACAGTCAgcaaatcactttattttacaaagcATACAGTTTTCAGTGGCTTCGGTGACTGCAATCATATCCACAAATGATTTATAACTGCACTGAATCTCAAACACAGAAGGATGTCAGATGTGCGATGAAGATTCCTCTTGACCTAATGCAAACAAACCAGAAATGTGACATCATCTCAGTGGAGTACCACTTAAAGGTGCGCATGAGCCCAAGCAACAGCGACAAGCAACATTATTTTATCCTGCATCCCCACACTCAGGCAGTTATGGATACCCAGGAGCCTAAAAGTATTCAGCACCACCACCTGTTTACCCATCCACTGGTGTGTGCTGGTCCCATTATCTGCTTTTGGCAAATCTGATGCAAAACACTAGAATGTATAGTTAATGACAAAATGAGTTTGTTAATTATGATGCAAAATACTAACACTTATATGGGCTATAAAAGCAATAGATTATTTATAAAAGCATTTAACAAAGTGACCAattaaacatttcttaacattttccAGTCTGTTGAGTTTAACAGGAGACAACTACTTCTGTCCATTTTATTGAACAATACTTTGCATATCTTATTTGTTATACTTATAAACTGCTGGTGTTTTCTCTGACTTGTTGATTTTAATAGGGTACCAAGTTTTTGTCaacctactactactactacttatttacttttgtccttataaataaatgacttaaaatttCATTCATAccagcaaaaaatccaattacattaataaattaattcattcatgCATTGTCCGTAatcgcttgtcctcgtaagggtcgtggggggctggagcctatcccagctgtcattgggcgagaggtggggtacaccctggacaggtcgccagactttcgcagggctgacacatataatCAGACAACAGTCACACTCACATGCCCCCCCTacggcaatttagagtcaccaattaacctgacatgcatgtctttggactttGGGAGGAAGACCCCGGAGACTCcacattaataaataatcatcTTAAATTGTGTAAAACCGAATAGCCTGTTGCACATTATGCTTTTGTAATATCTgaattgtttaaataaatgttgaattGCCTCACATGAAACAATAGTGATGGTTCTCTCGCAGTCTCTGGGCAGAGCCACACCCAGCTGTAGGAGGCAGCTGACAGTTATCCTTCGTGCCGTGCAGCCACAAGTGGAAGAAACAGAGCACTGACAACACAGCTAAAATGTCTCCGATTAAGGACTTAAACCTCGTTTATGAATTTCTCAATGAAGAGGGCACTTTTTCTGAAGGAGATACCATCGCAGGCACAGTCAGCTTTACACTGACAGAAGACACAGAATTGAAAGGGCTTTTCGTGAAAGCCAAAGGGGACACGAACGTGAGCTGGACACGAGGCAGCGGAGATAACAAGAAATCATACAGCGCACACAGGAGATacttcaaagacaaaaagtacCTGGTACCGGAGACTGGTATGGTGAATACATGTGTCGGAGTATGATTTACTTGCTCACTTGACCACTTGGACATAATGTTATTTTAGATAATGAGACATGTAGCCTGTTTTTAATAGGAGAAGCATAACAAAAGTTATTGCAAAAATCGAAATTactacagatttaaaaaaatatatatatatctgtataatttcacttttcacttatacagatactgtatgtccaTGATTTATAGTTGCACAGGATAACTGTAATACAGACGCAATGTGCagcatttttactttaatatatagaaatatatagtAAGTGAAAATTATAGCACGGCAGAACATTGCACAGGAATTTTACAACGATTAAATATAATggttatgtatgtatatatgcaaaCATATTACtaataaatagtaaatatatatataaccagattaaaaaacataGTGAAAAGCAGTTAGCATGTTATAAGTGATGGCAGATGGAGACTGAGACAACACCAACATCAAAACTGTTTCCTTCAGTTTTTAAAACCACGACAACCACACCCCTGAAGTGCATCACAAATGAGTGTTATCTACTTGTATGTCATAGCTACATTATAGTCTGCAAGTTATGCTTCCTAGAACCATAAGAGTCTCAAAATCTCACTGACCCCATAGCACACAGTAAACCTACATGAATCAAGATCAGTAAATAGAGTCTTCTTCATTTGTAAAGTCTCTACAGAAAGTGTTAATCATCTCACATCTTTTGCAGGAACTCAACTTTCCGAAGGAATCCATCGCTTTAAATTCAGGCTTCAAATCCCACAGGGGTGAGTAGCAATTTCTAGCATCTAACATTTTATCCTATGTTGCCATCTTTTGATTTTATAAATAACTGCATATTTGGACTGGTTATATTTTACAGGGATATGCCATCATCCTTCAAGGGGATTCATGGAAGAACTGTCTATGTGCTTGAAGCAAAGATGTCCAGGAGCTGGCGGTGGCCTACCAAAGTACAACAGGAGTTCAGATTTGTTTCAAAGTCCCTTTCACACATTGGGCAGGTCATGGTATGTGGGTtactacaataaaaacatgttatgaatttcatacattttaatgaaaaatattttggataaCAAGATACTAGACTTAAGCGTCAGGTGgcttaaattgaaataaaaattaaagggTTTAGCGGAAAGGCAGCAATAAAGAGTTAAGTGTGAAAACAATTTTATACAGAATGTGTCTGAACAATGATTAGTGAAGTCTGGCATGGAGAAATTTCAAACATAACGGCGATTTACTATACTTAAATAGTCTGTAAAATGGAGGAGGCAGGCAAAAGGATCTTCTGTAATCTGAGATATTATATTATGAAAATTGCAACATGTTGAGAAACAGAAGAAACCACAAACCAGTTGTTTGAATAAACAGGAAATGGATTGGGTTCCGCTAAAAGGAGTGGCGCTGGGAGTGAGGAGAGTGGTGCGGTGTATTGATTCCTTTGATTGTATGGCCCATTAGAGAAGACAGAGAGCATACAGTGCTGCTCATCATCATCTTAAAGCTAGCAAGATGCCAGTATTTCTTCTGAAGTTTGAATTTCAGCTGTATGAGGCACTGAGTTGatatgaaatgtttgtttttatgatctgTTCTAGTGTCCCCAGTCTGGTTCAGTGGAAAAAGAGATGGGGGTTTTCTCCAAAGGACAAGTTCAAATGTCTGCTACTGTTAACACAAAGGTGTGCTCTCCAGGTAAAGTCAGTCTTACAAGGAACACAACCAAGTGTCGATGtaagacataaaatactatGTATTGTCAGTATATACTAGATACTGTACAGCTTTGTAGATTGTATATATGCATATGCTTTATTGACAAGTTTGCAAAACCTTCTTACTGTGAATATGTGTTAAATATATCTTTGTGTGTGGTGacatttttccagaaaaaaagggTGCATATTAAGAtgttatgatttgtttttgataGGTGACACTTTATCTGTTGTTGCCAAAATCTGCAACTCCTCttccaaaaaaatgaagccCAAATTCAgtttacagcagaaaacagtGTACCGTGCCAGTGGTTCCACTAACCCCAGTGAAAAAAGTCTTTGCAAAATGGTTGGGGAGACTATCGCCGTGAATTCAGAGGAAACTGTGTCCTGCCAACTGGAGATTCCTGATGATGTCACCCACAGTCTCCATAATTGTGAATTAATCTCAGTTGAACATTTCCTCAAGGTAAGTAGCAATGAAATAGTGATGTTACATCAACTCAGTAAGATTTTTGTTTGCAACTATTGGCATTTAAGAAGTTGTAACAGATGATTCTTTTGATAGATCACATGCTTCAATGATCATGAACAACATAACAGCACCAAAGCTTATAAAACTAAAGTATAACATGATGTATACACATATAATACCAGAAATAATCATGTTTATCAGACTGCATGGTTACAGAAAGCAACACTGAGTAGCTTTTCCACCTAAAGATAGCAGCTTTGAAGTCGATCTAATAGTAACTAACTTACATTTGGGACAATGGTCTCTTTTACATTCCCACACAGCACCCTGGGAACCTGCTTTCAGCAGTATATAACTTGGCCACAGAGCTGTGGTTTTCTTGCGAAGTGTGTGTGGTTCAACAGTACTTCTTCAAACACCAGCTGCCAGCTAAAAAGAAACCAGTTCGCTCTTTTTGCTATCTCTGTACATGTCGATTTACAAGTAAGCCTTGTTAGTTTAAAACCTTACAAACCTATCTCAGCTAGCATGTAATAAATTACCCTCCTCAATTTGGCCATTAAGCCACAGCTTATAAACACAATGGCAACAGTTAATTTAAATACACCCCTACTCCACATGCAAACAGGGCTGTAGATGCTAGAACATGCTAGTTATATTTGCTTAAAATCTAGCAATATTCCTGTACCTTGCCAGTCGACATCGCTCTTTGGCCTCTCACAAATGCAAGTTGCCTATTAAGGGGAAGGCATACCAGCACTATGTGTATTTTATAATAGTGGTGTTGCCCTTCAGTGGGCGCCAAAGTGCACCGAAGAAACTTGCTACATGATGTGGTTTTAGTAGTTCCATAAATGGCAGTTTGTTTTAAATCCTCTCTGTGTCCAGGTCTGCTGTTTAAGGTTATATATTTTCCTGATTAGTTGCACACATGCTTCACTATCCTTCCTTCCCTAGTGTAGTCTGTTTGTTCCCTTCTCTCACTACCAGTTCATCTTTCCTCCTTCAGTGAGTGTTCCAACCTTAAGTCCTTTTTTAATAGTGTTTATCAGactattcttttatttcttgaCTGAGACCTTGCCTTAAGTTTTTAGATACTTTTGCCTGTGTTTGGACTGCTTTTCTGTCTGACGAACCTTTCCTGTAAGTAAAGACTTTTTATTCAAAACACTCTTGTATTAAGTCCTTTGACTAATGGTACCAGTGTCTTTGACACTCTGATGAAGACAGATTTTActtcttcatttgtttgtgtttcccaGGTGTATTTGGACATCAGTTTTGCTACTGACCCAGAGGTGGTGTTCCCACTGGTCATCGTTCCTCCTAGCTTTGTCCCCCCTCAGCCTGGGGAGGCTGTGGGGCCTTACTGTGCTGCAGGGGCCCCAATTAACAATGACTTCCCTCCCCCTGCCTTCCCTATGTGACCTTATCCTGTGTCCTCAGGTTTAGGCGCTTATGCTGTAGCATAAGGTGGTTACGATGAGCACCAATGCATGCTATTATGACAATGCCAGTAACTAGTTAGTACTTCTCACTCAGCTTACAGACACGCTCAGCATGTCAGAGTGTTGTACCGTCTATATTCACGCGTCTGTGCTCATTAATACCCAGCACTAGATCCAACTCAATACGCAAACATAAGACGGATAAATAGAGTTCTGTATTAATCCTGGTGGGAAATTTTACTGTTGTAGCAGTATTgaagaaaagataaaagcaaCATAATATAGCCTACAACACTTAGCAACAATTATTATGGACCCATAACATGAATAACAAGTTTTACTGTACATAAAAAATGGCTGTGATAACCTGTGGCCACATCAGGCTGCTTCATATGCTTTTCCACTGCAGCTTTGTGCAGCTTTAAACCCAGATACTGCTCCATCTCTGCTTCAACAATagtatttgtaaaacatttggTGTTACAAATGTGTAACTGTGCTCTATATTTGTACTactgtttaacatttttacagttatgCTCTGGATAAAAATGACCTGTCTTATTAATTTCACTGTAAGTGAgaacattttcaggttttattaaacttttttttcatttggttcCTTGCTTTTATTGCagatgtttatttaataattgcAATGCCCTTTAactgaactattttttttctataagcAAGCTTTAAGTTGCTCAAGGTGCAAACCAAAGGGTATGGTTGTCAGTTGttcttaaatgttttacagAGAGCAAGTTACTTAAAGCATTGCATGCAAAAAGGGAACTGTGTTTAAtattactgaaataaaactaaattatgTTAGAAAATACAGTTTGCATAATGCTACGTCCactgaatgtttattttgatcAAAGCCTTTCACATGCTTTGTGTTGCATCATGATACTGAAAAACATCATGTGACCATGCAGGCCCCAAAAGCTGTCCCATTCCTCACAGTAACGATTGGACAATCCTATTCAGCTCAGAACACTGTTTTCTTCTTATAACAGATTTATGCTCTTTAAATCTAATTGGTAGTCCATGGAGTTGTGGCACAGGTTGTCAACACATTTTCTTGCCTGCATACCACAGGGATAAACAGAGTaataaaagacagtaaaagaaaacagtaaacaaatgAGAGTAGAAGTAGCAATGGGAATGAGTGGAAGCATTCAAAGCAAGTTACTCTTAACATTTAAGGGACTGATTAAATCACTGAAGCATAACAGAACATGTCTACGGAAATCCACACTTGGGTAGTTACGCATGCCCTAAGGCACACATGTCCAAACTCTGGCCTAGGGGGCAATCATGGCACCTCGGACAGATTTGAAACGACCCTCAGCTTGTTGTTCAAAATGTCCTACATGTGGCTCCGCACATTATTGGCCAATAAAGCcagatcattttaaaatttttcctCAGGATGGCAGGATAATCGCGCTGTTAGTCGATGTCTATCCGGTAGGAACCACGCAGGCagaactaatgtgttttcatcaacaacacacagacaacGCACAAGCAAACGAATGGTAACCTAACAGCATATATTTTCTGCTAGGTAGCAGCCATGGCCACAGCAGAGTAGGGGTATTTAAGCAATATGCCGAAGataatcacagctgtgattaaATAGAGTAGAGTACAACAGCGCTCCCTCtctgtgatattgcttttatacagcGGCTCAACAAGTGTCATTTAGTAGTAAACAGTAATAcgacaacagattatgatttgtttactcagttaattattttttggctcCGCCGACACAAATACTTCCGCTCCCGCTTaaagtgacagctgttgcctagcaacacaaaactttttccTGCAAATTAGCTTGGAACTCAGTTAGGTCTACATGTTATGCGCAGGGCAGCTGCGTAGTATCATGTacatttatctgtgtgtttccagtgaaacAGAGTCATTTAACTGTAGTAGactgttgtatgtgtgtttctcttgACTTACTGCAGTGTCCGCCTTTCGAACTCGCGCTGACAGACACTTCCTGAGGAAATTGTGGCCCCTGTCGCCAGTGAACGGAGAGGGCAGGTGAGGGAGGTCTTGCCAGGCCAGTGTCTGTCTAACATCCCGTGTCCATTTTGAAAGGCTCATCATCTCCGCGCCACACTTTTACAACTTAATTGTGCAGTCTTGAAGCACCGCGCGccgttagccagctagctataCTGCGGCAGCTAAGCTAGAAACAATAGTGAGGGTAAGGGCCGCTCCACAGGTCCACAGAAAAGCCTTCTCAGCGGCTTGTTTAAGTACACCGCCAACACCAATGTAACCGAGCGTACTGGTTTCGCCTAACTGGataactaataaaacaataaacggGACGAAAGAACCTGTAGCAGCCCCATCTGCAACTGCTGCCATTTTGTTTCACTTAACCAAAACTCCCGCACAACAAGCCCCGAAAAGAGTGGAAGTTTTCCCCATTACTTTTTTCCTGCCATACGGCAACTCCAGAGGGACACACTATAGG
The DNA window shown above is from Plectropomus leopardus isolate mb chromosome 5, YSFRI_Pleo_2.0, whole genome shotgun sequence and carries:
- the LOC121943139 gene encoding arrestin domain-containing protein 3-like yields the protein MSPIKELKIVYEFLNEDGSFSEGDPIAGTVSFTLTEDTEVKGLLVKAKGEARVHWSEGTGERRRSYHASRRYFKVKEYLIPETGTQLPKGVHRFKFRLQIPQGNMPSSFKGIHGNIHYLLVAKMSRSWRWPAKVQQELKFVSKSISYPGKVMCPQSGSVEKELGVFHKGKVQMSATLNTKFCSPGDTLSAVAKISNNSTKNMKPKFSIEQRIAYHAQARSKHSVESLWKSVGETITGNSEENVSCQVQVPANIIYTVQNCDIISVEHYLKVYLDISFAFDPEVVFPLVIVPPGFAALQPGEAMGPYPAGAAGAPSYSDFPPPAFPVGPYPAPAGSGAYGNPALYPTLPANMTSGYNNPWPQQAAPYGFPTAASSTAQHQTPTAPPLFQQADAPPSYASIFPPAQDTFSTTGSDKKS
- the LOC121942882 gene encoding uncharacterized protein LOC121942882, whose translation is MSRSWRWPTKVQQEFRFVSKSLSHIGQVMCPQSGSVEKEMGVFSKGQVQMSATVNTKVCSPGDTLSVVAKICNSSSKKMKPKFSLQQKTVYRASGSTNPSEKSLCKMVGETIAVNSEETVSCQLEIPDDVTHSLHNCELISVEHFLKVYLDISFATDPEVVFPLVIVPPSFVPPQPGEAVGPYCAAGAPINNDFPPPAFPM